Proteins encoded together in one Natronomonas salsuginis window:
- a CDS encoding NADPH-dependent FMN reductase, which translates to MTDTPLVIGICGSLRDQSTTRTAISHVLDAATDSGADTNCLDLRDWDLPLFDPDDRTRGDASELSRTARAADSIVLGTPVYHGMISSTLKNALDYLGKEEFAGKTVGLVVTAGGGSYGPTLEHLRTGVRSVHGWTLPHEIGIRNASNAFDERRIVDPGLEERIQKLGRMTVTYAGVGSPPK; encoded by the coding sequence ATGACCGATACACCGCTCGTTATCGGGATTTGCGGGAGCCTTCGTGATCAGAGTACTACCCGAACGGCAATCTCCCACGTGTTGGACGCCGCCACCGATTCTGGTGCCGACACAAATTGTCTCGACCTCAGAGACTGGGATCTCCCGCTTTTCGATCCCGACGACAGAACCCGCGGCGACGCATCCGAATTGAGTCGAACCGCCCGAGCGGCGGATTCGATCGTACTGGGAACGCCCGTTTATCATGGGATGATTTCGTCGACATTGAAGAACGCGCTCGATTACCTCGGAAAAGAGGAGTTCGCCGGTAAAACCGTTGGGCTAGTGGTAACTGCCGGCGGTGGATCGTACGGACCGACGTTGGAGCATTTGCGTACCGGTGTTCGATCGGTTCATGGATGGACGCTCCCTCACGAAATCGGTATTCGTAACGCGTCGAACGCGTTTGACGAGAGGCGTATCGTCGATCCGGGATTAGAAGAGCGGATTCAGAAATTGGGTCGCATGACCGTCACGTACGCCGGTGTCGGGTCACCACCGAAGTGA